In Chryseobacterium gleum, a single genomic region encodes these proteins:
- a CDS encoding MsnO8 family LLM class oxidoreductase encodes MKLKLGILDQSPVIMGDHAATALANSINLAVMAEETGFHSIMYSEHHGVEAYGSSSPELLAAIVLSKTSRIKIGTAGIMMRNYSAYKIAEWTKMLSTLYPERFILGLGKAPGGLKDAIMALNNHKPVVLSNMETKLEEIIQFIRDEESIYNRDEESIYNGLIAQPTHVQHIPEIMWLGSGMTSAREAAKHGVGYSFAAFMNNENGMENTDAYLREFDRTKYFPQPSLQVAVAVSVGATIQEARRNAYGMAYQFLQSRQLVSPDAVLSPEAVEEKILGTKDEAEFFTVLDRIITETPQSVGQRLEEVSEKYNTDNLLILCNMFNEEDRINTYKSIIKNNN; translated from the coding sequence ATGAAGCTGAAGTTAGGGATATTAGACCAGTCACCTGTTATAATGGGAGATCATGCAGCAACAGCATTGGCAAACAGTATTAATCTTGCTGTAATGGCTGAAGAAACCGGATTTCATAGTATTATGTACTCTGAACATCATGGAGTAGAAGCCTATGGCAGCTCAAGTCCTGAACTTTTAGCCGCAATTGTTCTCAGTAAAACAAGCCGGATCAAGATAGGGACAGCCGGCATCATGATGCGAAATTATTCTGCCTATAAAATTGCAGAATGGACCAAAATGCTGTCAACCTTATATCCTGAACGCTTTATTTTAGGACTGGGAAAGGCACCCGGAGGACTAAAAGATGCTATAATGGCCTTGAATAATCATAAACCGGTGGTCTTGTCCAATATGGAAACAAAGCTGGAAGAAATCATTCAGTTCATCAGAGACGAAGAAAGTATATACAACAGAGACGAAGAAAGTATATACAACGGGCTTATTGCACAGCCCACCCATGTGCAGCATATCCCCGAAATCATGTGGCTGGGCTCTGGAATGACTTCTGCCAGAGAAGCTGCAAAGCATGGGGTCGGATATTCATTTGCTGCTTTTATGAACAATGAGAACGGAATGGAAAATACTGATGCTTATCTCAGAGAATTTGATAGGACAAAATATTTTCCACAGCCTTCTTTACAGGTTGCAGTAGCTGTATCAGTGGGTGCAACCATTCAAGAGGCCAGACGGAATGCCTATGGAATGGCTTACCAGTTTTTACAATCCCGGCAGCTGGTAAGTCCGGATGCTGTTCTTTCCCCGGAAGCTGTTGAGGAAAAGATTCTGGGAACTAAAGATGAAGCAGAGTTCTTTACTGTTTTAGACAGGATTATTACAGAAACGCCTCAATCTGTTGGTCAGAGATTAGAGGAGGTTTCAGAAAAATACAATACGGACAATCTCCTGATATTATGTAATATGTTCAATGAAGAAGACCGTATCAATACGTATAAAAGTATTATTAAAAATAATAATTAA
- a CDS encoding AAA family ATPase has translation MKQDISPLYIMTGGPGAGKTTLLEELSHHELITVPEEGRKIIKQQINSGGEGLPWLNKELFAELMFEESVKTYLEISKTGYTKPVFFDRGILDTLGYMRLENIPIPAFMESKAREMVYHNNVFILPPWKEIYKNDPERKQTFEQAVETFECMKEIYQEYGFTTIEVPKASVENRAGFILDQII, from the coding sequence ATGAAGCAGGATATTTCACCACTCTATATTATGACGGGAGGACCCGGAGCCGGCAAAACGACATTGCTGGAAGAATTAAGCCACCATGAATTGATTACAGTGCCTGAAGAAGGAAGGAAAATTATCAAACAGCAGATAAATTCCGGTGGCGAAGGACTTCCGTGGCTCAATAAAGAACTTTTTGCAGAACTGATGTTTGAGGAATCTGTAAAAACCTATCTTGAAATAAGTAAAACGGGCTATACAAAACCTGTTTTCTTTGACCGCGGAATACTGGATACGCTTGGTTACATGAGACTTGAGAATATTCCTATTCCGGCATTCATGGAATCTAAAGCCAGAGAAATGGTTTATCACAATAATGTTTTTATTCTTCCGCCATGGAAAGAGATTTATAAAAATGACCCTGAAAGAAAGCAAACCTTTGAACAGGCAGTGGAAACTTTTGAGTGTATGAAAGAAATTTATCAGGAATATGGTTTTACGACCATAGAAGTTCCCAAAGCTTCAGTAGAAAACAGAGCAGGTTTTATTCTTGATCAAATTATATAG